A region from the Eretmochelys imbricata isolate rEreImb1 chromosome 16, rEreImb1.hap1, whole genome shotgun sequence genome encodes:
- the LOC144276010 gene encoding ficolin-1-like, with protein sequence MGRAAQKTLLSLLCLGATVCLAQDTCPEVTIVGLNSTDNLSILQGSPGIPGATGPRGDQGNAGMRGERGPPGIPGKVGKTGPKGERGPAGRPGAKGDKGAPGATGIPGTLEEEVLDYMQCQKGAKNCKELLARGYTLSGRYNIYPHDCKAMTVLCDMDTDGGGWIVFQRRVDGSVDFYRDWYSYKRGFGSRLSEFWLGNDNIHLLTSISRNVLRIDFRDFDDNYEFATFSSFRITGETEKYTLIVGPFVNGTAGDSLMEHNGMMFSTYDHDNDVSSLNCAEAFKGAWWYKDCHASNLNGLYLKGAHESYANGVNWKSSKGHNFSYKMTEMKIRPA encoded by the exons ATGGGGAGAGCTGCCCAGAAAACTCTCCTCTCTTTACTCTGTTTAGGAGCAACGGTTTGTCTGGCTCAGGACACCTGCCCAG AGGTGACCATAGTAGGTCTCAACAGTACCGATAATCTCTCCATTCTCCAAGGTAGCCCCGGAATTCCAGGGGCCACAGGGCCCAGAGGAGACCAAGGAAATGCAGGAATGAGAG GAGAACGGGGACCTCCGGGGATCCCCGGAAAGGTGGGAAAAACTGGCCCAAAAG GAGAAAGAGGTCCTGCTGGCCGCCCTGGAGCGAAAG GAGATAAAGGAGCCCCGGGAGCTACAGGAATCCCTGGAACACTTG AAGAGGAAGTGCTCGATTACATGCAGTGTCAGAAAG GAGCAAAGAACTGCAAGGAGCTGTTAGCTAGAGGGTACACCCTGAGCGGCCGGTACAACATCTACCCGCATGACTGTAAAGCCATGACCGTGCTGTgtgacatggacacagatggtGGAGGATGGATT GTGTTCCAGAGACGGGTGGATGGCTCTGTGGATTTTTATCGTGACTGGTATTCATACAAAAGAGGTTTtggcagccggctgtcagaattCTGGCTTGGGAAtgacaatatccacctgctgacaTCCATTA GTCGCAATGTGCTTCGCATCGATTTCAGAGATTTTGATGACAACTATGAATTTGCTACATTCTCATCATTCAGAATTACAGGGGAGACTGAGAAATACACGCTGATTGTTGGACCCTTTGTGAATGGCACTGCAG GGGATTCTTTAATGGAGCACAACGGCATGATGTTTTCAACCTACGACCATGACAACGACGTGTCATCATTGAACTGTGCTGAAGCCTTTAAAGGGGCCTGGTGGTACAAGGATTGTCATGCATCCAACCTGAATGGATTATACCTGAAAGGAGCCCATGAAAGCTATGCTAATGGGGTGAACTGGAAGTCATCCAAAGGGCACAACTTCTCCTACAAGATGACAGAGATGAAAATCAGGCCCGCGTAG
- the LOC144276004 gene encoding ficolin-2-like, translating into MGRTALKTLLSLLCLAATVCQAQDTCPEVNLVGFNSTDKLSIVQGCPGITGATGPRGDPGNAGTRGEQGPLGIPGKEGKTGPKGERGPAGRPGAKGDKGAPGCTGVPGTPVQKVVEDILCKTGAKNCKELLARGNIMSGWYTIYPRDCKAMTVLCDMDTDGGGWIVFQRRVDGSVDFYRDWYSYKRGFGSQLSEFWLGNDNIHLLTSLGPNELRVDLRDFDNNDVFATFSSFRITGEVEKYTLIIGPFLKGTAGDSLFGHNGMMFSTHDRDNDVSSINCAIAFKGAWWYSECHASNLNGLYLKGAHESYADGVNWKSSKGHNYSFKMTEMKIRPV; encoded by the exons ATGGGGAGAACTGCTCTGAAAACTCTCCTCTCTTTACTCTGTCTAGCAGCAACGGTTTGTCAGGCTCAGGACACCTGCCCAG AGGTGAACTTAGTGGGTTTCAACAGTACTGATAAACTCTCCATTGTGCAAGGCTGCCCTGGAATTACAGGTGCCACAGGGCCCAGAGGAGACCCAGGAAATGCAGGAACAAGAG GAGAACAGGGACCTCTGGGGATCCCTGGAAAGGAGGGAAAAACTGGCCCAAAAG GAGAAAGAGGTCCTGCTGGCCGCCCTGGAGCGAAAG GAGATAAAGGAGCCCCAGGATGTACAGGAGTGCCCGGAACACCTG TGCAGAAAGTCGTGGAAGACATACTGTGTAAGACAG GAGCAAAGAACTGCAAGGAGCTGTTAGCTAGAGGCAACATCATGAGTGGCTGGTACACCATCTACCCCCGTGACTGTAAAGCCATGACCGTGCTGTgtgacatggacacagatggcGGAGGATGGATT GTGTTCCAGAGACGGGTGGATGGCTCTGTGGATTTTTACCGTGACTGGTATTCATACAAGAGAGGTTTtggcagccagctgtcagaattCTGGCTGGGGAAcgacaatatccacctgctgacaTCCCTTG GTCCCAACGAGCTACGTGTCGATCTCAGAGATTTTGACAACAATGATGTATTTGCTACATTCTCATCTTTCAGAATTACTGGGGAGGTTGAGAAATACACGCTGATAATCGGACCCTTTCTTAAAGGCACTGCAG GGGATTCTTTATTCGGACACAACGGCATGATGTTTTCAACCCACGACCGTGACAACGACGTGTCATCAATAAACTGTGCAATAGCCTTTAAAGGGGCCTGGTGGTACAGTGAATGTCATGCGTCCAACCTGAATGGATTATACCTGAAAGGAGCCCACGAAAGCTATGCTGATGGGGTGAACTGGAAATCATCCAAAGGGCACAACTACTCCTTCAAGATGACAGAGATGAAAATCAGGCCCGTGTAG